From Candidatus Omnitrophota bacterium:
TTATTTAAGGATGGAGAACTGAATAAAGATGATCAGGCCGTAAGAATCGATTTTGGCGGGATCGCCAAAGGTTATGCGTTGGCTGAGGCAGCAAAGGTCTTAAAAGATAATGGGATAACTTCTGCATTGATTGATCTGGGAGGCGATGTATATGTTTTAGGAAAAAATGTAATTACGCCATGGAAAATAGGGATTAAGAATCCCCGCGGTAAAGATATCTTAGGGTATATAGAGGCACAGGATCAAGTTGTAGCCAGTTCAGGAGACTATGAAAGGTTTTTTATTGAAAATAAAAAGCGGTATCATCATATATTTAATCCGGTAACAGGATATCCTACAGAGGGGGTTGCCGGTGTAACAGTTATTCATCAGGATCCTGTCTTGGCGCAGGCTTGGGCAAAGATACCCTTTATTTTGGGGGTCCAAAAAGGAATTCAGAAGCTCAATAAGATTAAGGATCTGCGGGCGGTTATTATTACTACTGACGGCCAGATGATCTATTCTGAAGATAAATTAAAAATTAACAAATAAGCCCGTAAAAATGATGATTAAATATTATCCTGTAAATCTGGCGTTAAGGAATAAAAAATGCGTGGTAATTGGCGCCGGGCAAGTTGCGTTCCGTAAGGCTAAGCGAATTTTAGAATATGGGGGGCGCGTTTGGGTAATTGGTGAAAAGATAGCGCCGCAGCTGAGAAGATTAGTTGAGAAGAAGGGAATTGTATTTAAGAATAAAAGAGCTGATTTAAAGGATCTGTGTGGCGCGTTTTTGGTGATTGCCGCTACTGGCGATAGAAAATTAAACGCTCGGATTTGCGCTTATTGCCTGAGAAAAAATATCTTAGTTAATGTGGTAGATTCGCCTAAGGATTGTAATTTTATTCTGCCTTCGGTTCTAAGAAGAGGAAGTTTGACTATAAGCGTATCCACCAATGGGGTAAGTCCGGCGCTAGCCAAAAAAATCCGGCAGGATATCCAACAGAGGTTTGGTTCTGAATATGCTAAATTATTGCGTTTGATGAAGGATATCCGTCCTCAGGCTTTGAAAGAAATAAAAAACCCGCGAATCAGAAACCTCCTTTTTAAAAGGATGTTACAACCGGAAATACTAAGCCTTCTTAAAAAAAATAAAGAGCAGAAAGCAAGAAAGAGAATAAAGAAAGGTTTAAAGATTTTATTAGGAGCTAAGGGGGTTATGAGCAAGAAAGAAGGTGTGGGGTGGATTTAGCAGTTATAGGTATTAATCATAAGATGGCTCCGGTGGGGATTAGGGAAAAATTTTCATTTTCGTCTAAGCAGATTGTTGAAGTTAACCGGATGCTTAAGGGGCAGGGGGCCTTGTCGGAAAACTTAATCCTATCTACTTGTAACCGGATGGAGATATATGTGGTGGTTGGCCAGAAAAAAGATTTTATCGGCCCAGTCAAAGATTTTTTAAGTAGGTTCCATAATTTGCGCCTTGCCGATTATGAAGGTATGTTTTATGTTTACAGGGATAAAGAGGCAATAGAGCATCTATTTAGGGTTTCCTCGGGCCTTGATTCCATGGTTATCGGAGAAATGGAGATATTAGGCCAGGTTAAAAAGGCTTACCAGGATGCCAGGGAAAGCCGCTCTACTGGCAAGATATTAAACAGGTTATTTGAGAAGGCGTTGAACACCGCAAAAAAAATACGCAGCGATACTCTTGTTGGACGTGGAGCTATTTCAGTGAGTTCAGCTGCGATAAGGTTGGCAAAAAAGATATTGGGGGGGGTAGACGGTAAAGTTGCTTTGGTTATTAGTGCAGGCCTAATTGGAGAGCAATTAGTTTCATATTTAAAGAAAAGCGGGATTAAAAATATACTGGTTGCCAATCGCACGCTAGATAAAGCGAAAATTCTAACCGATAAATTTTCCGCGACCGCGGTTAGCTTTGATAGTTTTAAAGAGAGATTAGGAGATGTGGATATAGTTATTACTTCTACCGGCGCCCCGTATTGTATTATCCATAAAGACGATATGCTAGGCTT
This genomic window contains:
- the hemA gene encoding glutamyl-tRNA reductase is translated as MDLAVIGINHKMAPVGIREKFSFSSKQIVEVNRMLKGQGALSENLILSTCNRMEIYVVVGQKKDFIGPVKDFLSRFHNLRLADYEGMFYVYRDKEAIEHLFRVSSGLDSMVIGEMEILGQVKKAYQDARESRSTGKILNRLFEKALNTAKKIRSDTLVGRGAISVSSAAIRLAKKILGGVDGKVALVISAGLIGEQLVSYLKKSGIKNILVANRTLDKAKILTDKFSATAVSFDSFKERLGDVDIVITSTGAPYCIIHKDDMLGFMPKRKQKPLFIIDLAVPRDVDAEVSKIDNVYLYNIDDLQKIIEQNISLRKNELDTCDRIIDNSTEAFMDWWLKENIKYGAQEFDYRFARK
- a CDS encoding FAD:protein FMN transferase → MKKLFQIFGVTLLICLGFWSIKQVNLRIFHTEKKTRLMMGTYATITALGSKDIANKAINLAFIRMQEINIKFNPINPQSPVYAFNRKSQPITDPEIIGLIKRSLEISKDSGGAFDITVASLSELWGFYAKSLRIPKDEEIKECLRHVGYQHLLFKDGELNKDDQAVRIDFGGIAKGYALAEAAKVLKDNGITSALIDLGGDVYVLGKNVITPWKIGIKNPRGKDILGYIEAQDQVVASSGDYERFFIENKKRYHHIFNPVTGYPTEGVAGVTVIHQDPVLAQAWAKIPFILGVQKGIQKLNKIKDLRAVIITTDGQMIYSEDKLKINK
- a CDS encoding bifunctional precorrin-2 dehydrogenase/sirohydrochlorin ferrochelatase; its protein translation is MMIKYYPVNLALRNKKCVVIGAGQVAFRKAKRILEYGGRVWVIGEKIAPQLRRLVEKKGIVFKNKRADLKDLCGAFLVIAATGDRKLNARICAYCLRKNILVNVVDSPKDCNFILPSVLRRGSLTISVSTNGVSPALAKKIRQDIQQRFGSEYAKLLRLMKDIRPQALKEIKNPRIRNLLFKRMLQPEILSLLKKNKEQKARKRIKKGLKILLGAKGVMSKKEGVGWI